One segment of Danio aesculapii chromosome 3, fDanAes4.1, whole genome shotgun sequence DNA contains the following:
- the gpatch8 gene encoding G patch domain-containing protein 8 isoform X1, which translates to MADRFSRFNEERDFQGGNHFDQYEEGQLELEQASLDKPIESDNIGHRLLQKHGWKLGQGLGKTMQGRTDPVPIVLKYDVMGMGRMEMELDYAEDATEKRRVLEVEKEDTEELRQKYKDFAEKEKAIAKALEDLRANFYCELCDKQYQKHQEFDNHINSYDHAHKQRLKELKQREFARNVSSRSRKDGKKQEKMLRRLHELAEQRKQQDHVPGSGPMFKTTTVAVDGEKGEDSMDGVPMTVDTSTDSFEEKPACGVGGQGSPKLGPTISFGFNKTSSSPTPSGGSQAPKVSVSFSFAKKTPVKLETAAAVFADHAEETVEGEEGQEEGGENTGGEDVGMASINDIPQAVDIGSDGGGSGSGCGGGGEGDEEQSQPDDGGTLASTLNKLKMMMKKEEGYSGQEPQYYHYVPPVHCRVKPHFQFLLFMKASDQCDEKEDGVKDEKAEVGNDGEQKHIEVNIDIPEKDTENEPTQVQNTNPSPASAKEKADEESGTMSTGHDDTTEVESLPQPTDSKQVMSQPPDTGPRMPTGPFFPVLSKDESTTLQWPSELLEFTKAQPSLSYSCNPLYFDFKLSRNKGNWAGKNSKPVKPVSTEEQEVPKPEKTDSTPDTSGEACTTKTVEGPSTSQKEQSSLKVDGAENENNEQKLPGNEDVTAGSKKKKKKKHKKSGKHSKRKEKAAMEGELVNETPGGKTKKKKKHKRKKSKNKPRDAEEVVPEEEGNKDKEKAKDDKDGVATAQSSGVGATNEGGKRKRSHKMSGAEQSSAGKPSSTEEHNGTKRLKSDTNTPAASCSASAQKSLGGGQPPSSDSEEDGGSSSQRSRPPQRRSTPTREQRRHRSDDSGRSRSRSSHRGDHNHRRHRGQKSHSRSYSTSSERSSAGSSAYSRRSHSYTDSYSDYSEGRRHHRSRRPSSDSDYDRRDGGRSHRRRYSSSSEEDSRSRSRSRSRRKRHQRRHQRSSSRSSSRSSWSSSARSYRRSSYSRSRSSASRSSSSTKGSPHRHGHSRRSDSSTRRRDFNRSRIYRSQSPRSSSRTQNRNSNSSSTQGTRGGGGASSKEGGGAAEHRNSFTARQLLERIQSRKGGDESGAGTKTGIKIKDPPQGYFGPKLPPALGNKSMLPLFGKLQAGKKPPLLSFTRSTDGVKSEQSKISDSNEVILVEPIREFPPPPPPPQPAVQQQKQQLEEAVPSATVLEETRHQSSDPPVLHESQPHYEQDPAMMMSQYQGERQDPNNHMLDGHLMGPDIGQQPNMHAYPGYPATMEDGDMGMEAEEDGLAPLESQPITFTPEEMEKYSKLQQAAQQHIQQQLLAKQVKSFPSAAAAAAAANLAAAANLAPAPPPPPTALQQIHIQQPTVSAASATSITTVQHAILQHHAAATAMGMHPHTAHHPHPAHAQLAQVHHIPQHHLTPISLSPLGHSLGHSLGHSLGHAGLIQAHPTAFLSGQPIHIIPASALHHTPLALHHVPHAALYPTLFAPRPASAAAAAALQLHPLLHPIFSGQDLQHPPNHGS; encoded by the exons CTGGACTATGCAGAAGATGCCACAGAGAAGCGTCGAGTGTTGGAAGTGGAAAAAGAAGACACTGAGGAACTGCGTCAAAAATACAAG GATTTTGCAGAGAAAGAAAAAGCTATTGCCAAAGCTTTAGAGGACCTAAGGGCCAACTTCTACTGTGAACTGTGTGATAAGCAATACCAGAAGCATCAGGAGTTTGACAATCACATCAACTCCTATGATCATGCACACAAGCAG AGACTGAAGGAGCTAAAACAGAGAGAGTTTGCACGAAATGTGTCTTCCCGTTCTAGAAAGGATGGTAAGAAACAGGAGAAGATGCTACGGCGCCTTCATGAATTGGCTGAACAGAGGAAACAACAAGACCA tgtTCCTGGCAGTGGTCCCATGTTTAAAACCACCACAGTGGCAGTAGATGGAGAAAAGGGTGAAGACTCAATGGATGGTGTACCTATGACAGTGGATACCAGCACAGATTCTTTTGAAGAAAAGCCAGCGTGTGGTGTTGGTGGTCAAGGTTCCCCTAAATTAGGCCCTACCATTAGCTTTGGTTTTAATAAAACTAGCTCTTCTCCAACTCCCTCTGGAGGCTCACAAGCTCCCAAAGTCAGTGTCTCATTCTCTTTTGCTAAAAAAACCCCAGTAAAACTTGAAACGGCTGCAGCTGTCTTTGCAGACCATGCCGAAGAGACAGTAGAAGGTGAAGAAGGACAGGAAGAGGGAGGAGAAAATACTGGAGGAGAGGATGTAGGAATGGCATCTATCAATGATATCCCACAGGCAGTTGACATTGGCAGTGATGGAGGGGGGAGTGGGAGTGGGTGTGGGGGTGGTGGTGAGGGTGATGAAGAGCAGTCACAACCAGATGATGGAGGGACCCTGGCCTCTACTTTAAACAAGCtaaagatgatgatgaaaaaGGAAGAAGGTTACTCTGGACAAGAGCCACAGTATTATCATTATGTACCACCTGTACATTGTCGAGTCAAGCCTCATTTTCAGTTTCTGCTTTTTATGAAGGCTTCTGACCAGTGTGATGAGAAGGAGGATGGAGTAAAAGATGAGAAGGCAGAAGTAGGCAATGATGGAGAGCAAAAACATATTGAAGTAAACATTGACATACCTGAAAAAGATACTGAGAATGAACCTACACAGGTTCAAAACACTAATCCCTCTCCTGCATCAGCTAAAGAAAAGGCAGATGAAGAATCTGGTACTATGTCTACAGGACATGATGATACTACAGAAGTGGAAAGCTTGCCCCAACCAACTGACAGCAAGCAAGTGATGTCCCAACCTCCAGATACAGGTCCCCGCATGCCAACTGGGCCCTTTTTCCCTGTGTTAAGTAAAGATGAAAGCACTACCTTGCAATGGCCTTCTGAGTTGTTGGAGTTTACTAAGGCCCAGCCATCTCTTTCCTACAGCTGTAATCCTCTTTACTTTGACTTTAAGCTTTCAAGAAACAAAGGCAATTGGGCAGGCAAAAATAGCAAACCTGTCAAGCCAGTTAGCACTGAAGAACAAGAGGTGCCTAAGCCTGAAAAAACAGACAGCACTCCTGACACTAGTGGTGAGGCTTGTACTACTAAAACAGTTGAAGGACCCAGTACGTCTCAAAAAGAACAATCATCATTGAAAGTTGACGGTGCTGAGAACGAGAACAATGAGCAGAAATTACCAGGTAATGAAGATGTGACTGCAGGgtctaagaaaaagaaaaagaagaaacacAAAAAGTCAGGCAAGCATTCTAAACGCAAAGAGAAAGCAGCAATGGAGGGTGAGTTAGTGAATGAGACACCAGGTGGAAAaaccaaaaaaaagaagaagcataaaagaaagaaaagcaaaaataaaccaCGTGACGCTGAAGAAGTTGTACCAGAGGAAGAGGGAAATAAGGACAAAGAGAAAGCCAAGGATGACAAAGATGGAGTAGCCACTGCTCAGTCATCTGGAGTAGGCGCAACCAATGAGGGAGGAAAGAGAAAACGGTCCCACAAAATGTCTGGAGCTGAGCAAAGCAGTGCAGGAAAGCCCAGCTCTACAGAGGAGCACAATGGTACTAAGCGTCTTAAATCTGACACCAACACACCTGCTGCCTCATGCTCTGCTTCAGCCCAAAAGAGCTTAGGGGGAGGTCAACCTCCGAGTAGTGACAGTGAGGAGGATGGAGGATCATCCTCTCAACGTTCTCGACCACCTCAGCGTCGCTCCACACCGACACGTGAGCAGCGCAGACACCGCAGTGATGATTCTGGACGTTCACGTAGTAGGTCATCCCATCGAGGAGACCACAACCATAGACGCCACAGAGGTCAAAAGTCACACAGCCGATCTTACTCCACTAGCTCTGAGCGTTCTTCTGCAGGGAGCAGTGCTTACAGTCGTCGTAGCCATAGCTACACAGACAGTTACAGTGACTACAGTGAAGGACGACGTCACCACAGATCAAGAAGGCCTTCCTCAGACTCAGACTATGACAGGCGTGATGGTGGCCGATCTCACAGGCGACGTTACTCATCTTCTTCAGAAGAGGACTCACGTTCACGATCACGCTCTCGAAGCCGCAGAAAACGCCATCAACGGAGACACCAAAGGAGCAGTAGTCGCAGCTCCAGTCGTAGTAGTTGGAGTAGCAGTGCTCGTTCTTACAGACGCAGTAGCTACAGTCGCAGCCGTAGCTCTGCTAGTCGTTCATCTAGCTCTACCAAGGGCTCTCCACATCGGCATGGTCACAGCCGACGATCTGACAGCTCAACACGGCGGCGGGATTTCAATCGGTCACGAATTTACCGATCTCAGTCTCCAAGATCCTCTTCCCGCACACAAAATCGAAACAGCAACTCTTCATCAACACAAGGAACAAGAGGGGGTGGAGGAGCTTCTTCAAAGGAGGGAGGAGGTGCTGCAGAACATCGAAATTCATTCACAGCCCGACAACTCCTGGAGCGAATCCAATCTAGAAAAGGAGGGGATGAATCTGGTGCAGGCACTAAGACAGGCATCAAGATCAAGGATCCTCCACAGGGATACTTTGGCCCCAAACTCCCCCCTGCCCTTGGAAACAAAAGTATGTTACCCCTTTTTGGCAAGCTTCAAGCAGGAAAAAAGCCCCCATTACTTTCTTTTACACGTTCAACTGATGGTGTGAAGTCGGAGCAGAGCAAAATTTCTGATAGTAATGAAGTTATCCTGGTAGAACCTATTCGTGAATTTCCgccccctcctcctccacctcaacCAGCAGTTCAACAACAAAAGCAGCAACTGGAGGAGGCTGTACCAAGTGCAACAGTGCTCGAGGAGACCAGACATCAATCCTCAGACCCTCCAGTTCTTCATGAGTCTCAACCACACTATGAGCAGGATCCAGCAATGATGATGTCACAATACCAAGGTGAGAGACAAGACCCCAATAATCACATGTTAGACGGGCATCTAATGGGGCCTGATATAGGTCAACAACCTAATATGCATGCCTACCCTGGTTACCCTGCCACTATGGAGGATGGGGACATGGGCATGGAAGCTGAAGAGGATGGTCTTGCACCTTTAGAAAGTCAACCAATTACCTTCACTCCAGAGGAAATGGAGAAGTACAGCAAGTTGCAGCAAGCAGCCCAACAGCACATTCAACAGCAACTGTTGGCCAAGCAGGTGAAGAGCTTCCCCTCAGCTGCAGCTGCAGCCGCAGCAGCTAACTTGGCAGCAGCAGCTAATCTTGCCCCTGCCCCGCCACCACCACCAACTGCACTGCAGCAAATTCACATCCAGCAACCCACTGTTTCTGCAGCTTCTGCTACCTCTATTACAACAGTGCAGCACGCTATCTTACAGCACCATGCTGCTGCTACAGCCATGGGCATGCATCCTCATACTGCACATCATCCACACCCTGCCCATGCCCAGCTAGCCCAGGTGCACCACATACCTCAACATCACCTAACCCCTATCTCCTTGTCACCATTGGGCCATTCTTTGGGACATTCACTTGGTCACTCTTTAGGACACGCTGGCCTGATTCAAGCCCACCCCACTGCCTTCCTTTCAGGCCAACCCATACATATTATACCAGCCTCTGCGCTTCATCACACCCCTCTTGCTCTACATCACGTCCCCCATGCTGCTCTCTACCCAACCCTTTTTGCCCCCCGGCCAGCCAGTGCTGCAGCAGCTGCAGCTCTACAGCTACATCCTCTTCTTCATCCTATCTTCTCAGGGCAAGACCTTCAGCACCCTCCAAATCATGGCTCCTGA